In Thermococcus sp., a genomic segment contains:
- a CDS encoding hydroxyacid dehydrogenase — protein MIAMVKVLVAAPLHEKAVEVLKKAGFEVLYEEYPDEDRLIELVKDVEAIIVRSKPKVTRKVIENAPKLKVIGRAGVGLDNIDLEAAKEMGIKVVNSPGASSRSVAELVFGLLFAVARKIAFADRKMREGVWAKKQCLGIELEGKTIGIIGFGRIGYEVAKIANAFGMKVLLYDPRPNEERAREVNGRFVPLEELLKESDVVTLHVPLIEATYHLINEERLKLMKPTAILINAARGAVVDNKALVKALKEGWIYGAGLDVYEEEPLPEDHPLTKLDNVVLTPHIGASTEEAQMRAGVQVAEQIVEILKG, from the coding sequence ATGATAGCCATGGTTAAGGTTCTCGTCGCGGCACCGCTTCACGAGAAGGCCGTTGAGGTTCTAAAAAAAGCGGGTTTTGAGGTTCTTTATGAGGAGTATCCTGATGAAGATAGGCTAATTGAGCTTGTAAAGGACGTCGAAGCGATAATAGTGAGGAGCAAGCCAAAGGTGACGAGGAAGGTAATAGAAAATGCCCCCAAGCTCAAGGTCATTGGAAGGGCTGGAGTTGGTCTCGACAACATAGACCTCGAAGCGGCAAAGGAGATGGGAATCAAAGTCGTCAACAGCCCAGGAGCCTCAAGCAGAAGCGTCGCGGAACTCGTCTTCGGCCTGCTCTTTGCTGTTGCCAGAAAGATAGCCTTCGCAGACAGGAAGATGAGGGAAGGCGTCTGGGCCAAGAAGCAATGCCTCGGCATAGAGCTGGAAGGAAAGACCATCGGAATCATCGGTTTCGGGAGGATAGGCTACGAAGTTGCAAAGATAGCCAACGCCTTTGGAATGAAGGTCCTCCTCTACGACCCGAGACCGAACGAGGAGAGGGCAAGGGAGGTAAACGGAAGGTTCGTACCCCTTGAGGAGCTCCTGAAGGAGAGCGACGTCGTAACTCTACACGTCCCGCTTATAGAAGCCACCTACCACCTCATAAACGAGGAGAGGCTTAAGCTCATGAAGCCGACAGCTATACTCATCAACGCCGCCAGGGGTGCGGTCGTTGATAACAAAGCACTCGTCAAAGCCTTAAAGGAGGGCTGGATTTACGGCGCTGGATTGGACGTCTACGAGGAGGAGCCCCTTCCAGAGGACCACCCGCTCACAAAGCTCGACAACGTTGTTCTCACTCCCCATATAGGTGCCTCAACGGAAGAGGCGCAGATGCGCGCTGGAGTTCAGGTGGCGGAGCAGATAGTCGAGATTCTGAAGGGCTGA